One Vigna unguiculata cultivar IT97K-499-35 chromosome 7, ASM411807v1, whole genome shotgun sequence genomic region harbors:
- the LOC114190862 gene encoding putative E3 ubiquitin-protein ligase XBAT35 has translation MGQGQSKDELLYQQVSYGNTEGIKSLHREGAGLEWRDKDAKTPLIVACMNPHLYNVAKTLIELGANVNAYRPGRHGGTPLHHAAKRGFESIIKLLLVHGANPLILNDDCLTPLEVARAKGHGGAVRTIESHLCLFSGWLRELHGPGFLEVVVPQLLSRKVWVVILPVGSRTLTQPYKLELAVYSSLQDAQPRTVIALWKAHLEDTKLHQSDPSVAIVSLATKTRLKLGPANENDKQQLAFLCNACKGIPQANPGFLQNNVPTGPPTAPPAAEDTGLAMAINASLQSAMQERPSFPDTQPNSDASSSNSAVNTGNHSFLGTPNSNTSESELVQQAKTGGNSQHHQSHVKASGLDFNPSAPPFAGDIPTDGPIQYPSIDLSPVDMASSDVEKLSNGEGTSVSGSGSSCVICLDAPAEGACIPCGHVAGCMSCLNEVKSKKWGCPVCRSKIDQIIKLYHV, from the exons ATGGGGCAAGGGCAATCTAAAGACGAGTTGCTCTACCAGCAAGTCAGTTATGGGAACACCGAAGGAATCAAAAGCCTTCATAGAGAAGGTGCAGGCCTTGAG TGGAGGGACAAAGATGCGAAGACCCCCTTAATTGTTGCTTGTATGAATCCTCATCTTTATAATGTTGCGAAAACTTTGATAGAACTTGGAGCCAATGTCAATGCATATCGTCCTG GTCGTCATGGTGGGACTCCGTTGCATCATGCAGCTAAAAGGGGCTTTGAAAGTATTATTAAGCTACTTCTTGTGCATGGCG CTAATCCTTTAATACTGAATGATGATTGTCTAACTCCTCTGGAAGTTGCCAGGGCCAAAGGACATGGTGGTGCTGTTCGTACAATTGAG AGTCATCTGTGCTTGTTCTCCGGTTGGTTACGCGAGCTTCATGGACCTGGGTTTCTAGAAGTAGTAGTTCCTCAGTTGTTATCGAGAAAAGT ttgggTGGTTATTTTACCGGTGGGCTCCCGAACTCTTACCCAACCCTACAAGTTGGAGCTTGCCGTATATTCTAGTTTGCAG GACGCACAACCACGTACAGTTATTGCACTGTGGAAGGCCCATTTAGAAGACACAAAGCTACACCAGTCTGATCCGTCAGTGGCAATCGTTTCCCTAGCTACTA AAACACGTCTTAAACTTGGGCCTGCTAATGAGAATGACAAGCAGCAACTTGCATTTTTGTGTAATGCTTGCAAAGGAATTCCTCAG GCAAATCCAGGATTCTTGCAAAACAATGTGCCTACAGGTCCACCCACAGCGCCACCAGCTGCAGAAGACACAGGGTTAGCTATGGCCATCAATGCATCCCTTCAGTCTGCCATGCAGGAGAGGCCATCCTTTCCTGATACACAACCAAACTCTGATGCAAGCTCTTCAAACAGTGCAGTGAATACAGGAAATCATAGTTTTCTTGGCACACCAAATTCAAATACAAGTGAAAGTGAGTTGGTGCAACAAGCTAAAACTGGTGGCAATAGTCAGCACCACCAAAGCCATGTGAAGGCTAGTGGTTTGGATTTCAATCCATCGGCTCCACCATTCGCCGGTGATATTCCAACAGATGGCCCCATTCAGTATCCATCAATCGATTTAAGCCCTGTTGATATGGCATCTTCAGATGTCGAGAAGCTTTCTAATGGAGAAGGAACAAGTGTAAGTGGAAGTGGCTCATCATGTGTGATATGTTTAGATGCTCCAGCAGAAGGAGCATGCATTCCCTGTGGTCATGTTGCTGGATGTATGTCTTGCTTGAACGAGGTGAAATCAAAGAAATGGGGTTGCCCTGTATGTCGATCTAAGATAGACCAGATCATAAAGCTATATCATGTTTGA